AGCGCAGCTGATCAACCTCAGCCTTCGAAACGTCCACTTTCAGCAAGAAATCGCGCGACCCACCCAAGCCGCGTTCCACCGTGCCCATCTCAAGCGCCGCCACCGAAGCCGGAGGGTTATCACTAATGATTGGCGTCACCGTCTTACCAAATTTGCGCAAAATCGCCGCCAACGCCAAAACCGCCGTCGCCTGGTCAACCGACGGGTGCTGGCCGGTCAAGATCAAAATGGTCTCAGCCTGGCGAATTGCTTCGGACGTCTGTTGTTTGGGAGTTAAGTCCATAGGTTGCTAATCTACCTCATTTGAGGCTATTTGTCAATAGTTTTGCTTATGCTTCGGCTGCACGGGAAGCCATATCTTTACAAGTAAGCCAAAATCGGGTATATTCTCTTGGTACTTTAGGAACTCCTTCATGCCTATCATCAAATCCGCCATCAAGCGGGCTAAACAAGCCCTCGTTCGCCGCAGCCGCAACCTGCAAGTTAAGCGTGCCGTCAAACAAGACATTTCGGCTCTTCAGGCAGCGCTCGGTGGTGGCGACACCAAACTCATCGAGACCAGCCTGGCTGCCGCCTACTCCGAAATTGACCGTGCCGTCAAAAAGCACACCATCCACAAAAACACTGCCGCCCGCCGCAAAAGCTCGCTAGCCCACGCCGTTGCCCAAGCCAGCGGTGCCGAAAAAGCCCCTGTCGAGGCCAAAACCACCAAGGGAGCCGGCAAAAAAGCCGCCACCGCCAAAACTGCGGCCAAGAAGGCTCCAGCCACCAAAACCGCTGCCGCCAAGCCCGCCGCTGCCAAAAAGCCCGTTGCGAAAAAACCAGCTGCGAAAAAGACCACCGAAAAATAATCTCGACTTCTTCAAAAACCAGGGCCTTCGGGCCCTTTTTTGTTGTCTGATGCCCAGATCGACAAGGGCTTGGCGTAAACCCAAAGTAGCGCTATAGTACATGGCTGTGACTATCCCCGAACTCAAACAAGACATTAGCTTTCAAGCCACGCTGCGCGGCCAACCCCTCACCTTCCACTCCACGTGGGGCCTCTTCAGCCCCAAAGCCATCGATGAAGGCACCGTACTCCTGTTAAACCATATCGAGATCGCGCCCAACGCTCACGTGCTCGACCTTGGCTGCGGCTACGGGCCGCTTGGCCTCACGCTCGCAAAATTGGCTCCCCAGGGTCAAATACACCTCGTGGACAAAGACTTCGTCGCCATCGAATTCACCGCCAAAAACGCCCAGCTCAACCACCTCTCCAACACCCAGGCCTATCTATCCAACGGCTTCGCGCACGTCCCGCCCAGCGAAAAATTCGACCTCATCGTCTCCAACATACCGGCCAAAATCGGCACCGAGTTACTGCAAATATTCCTCCACGACGCCCACGCTCACCTCAACCCCGGCGGCCGGCTCTACCTCGTCACCGTCTCCGGACTCAAGGAGTACATGAAGCGCCACCTCACCGCCGTTTTCGGCAATTACTCTAAGCTCAAACAGTCCAAAACCTACACCGCCGCCATGGCGGTCAAAACCGACGCCGGAGACATGGCATGAAACTACTCCAGATCAACGTCTGGCAGGGCCGCCTGCTGCGCCCCTTGCTCGACCTCGTCAAGCACGAATCGCCCGACATCATCTGTGCCCAAGAAATTTACACCTACCCCGAGCCAATTGCCCCCACCTCACCCTGGAATTATTTCCGCACTGTTGAGCGAATCGCCGAGCTCGGCGGATACCAATATGTTCACTTTGCGCTCAGCACCACATTCACGATGGCAGATCATCCGCTGGGATACGGCAACGCCATTCTCTCCCGCTACCCCCTCCACGACGCCTCGGTTCACTACACCGGCGGACCAGGACCGCTCACCCAAAACCACCTCGCGGCCTACGACAGCAACGCCACGCGCAACTTCCAACACGTAGTGGTAGACGCCGGCTCGACCAATATTAACCTCATCAACCACCATGGCCACTGGGTAAACCAGCCGCTCGGCGACGATGCTTCAGCCCATCGGCTCCAGCTCGTGGCCAAATTCGTCGCCGGCCTCACCGGCCCCGTCATCGTCACCGGCGACTTCAATCTCTCGCCCCAAAGCCCCGCCATGAAACAATTCCTCGAAACTACCGGTCTCACCGACCAAGTTACCACTGCAGGCACCATTACCACCTCCCTATCGGCCGCCCATTATCTGTCCACCCCCATTGTTTGCGACTATATTTTGACGAACCCCGAGCTCACCGTCAGCTCGCTGCACGCCTCCGACCGTCTCGTTTCCGACCACCGCGCCATCATCGCCGAAATCGACGCCTAGCCAACCCGCCTGATATACTCATAGCCTATGGCAAAAACACCCACCGATCCCCTCCGCGCGCGCCTGCTCGAACTCGCCGAAGAGATAAGCGAGCACACCGCCGGCCTCCGCGACTTCGGCACTACCCCCGGCAATGCCTGGCTGGCCAAAGGCGAGCTCCAACACCTCACCACCCTGCTCGCCGACATGGAAAGCCTGCTCGAAGAGATCAAAGTCGCCGACGCCGAAGCCGGCTACTGAGCCACACCCGCCGCCACGCGGTAAATCAGCTGCTCCACGCCCACATCGGCCTTCACGCGGCCGGTCTTGACGTCGTACTCGCAGTCCGCCGCCGCTAGGTAGGCACTCCGCAGCGCCGCCTCACTCATGCGATCCTGAACCGCCGCCATTTTGCCGGCCACAAACGGACTCATGCCAGCCGCTTTGGCCAGCTCGTTTGGGCTCATGGCCGCCGGGGCACTCTTGGCGAGCAGCAAGTTGCGCAATTGCCACTGCACCATAGTGAGGATATAAATTTCACTCTCTCGCCGCTCCAACAGCGCCCGATAACCCGCCAATGCCGCCGCCGTACGTCCGGCCGTCATCGCCTCCACCAGCTCAAAAATCGATTGCTCCACGCTCGACGTCACGAGCGCCCGCACATTTTGCACCGTCACCACCGCATCATAATTCACCAGTTTGTTGATCTCGCCGCTCAGCCGCCATTGATCCTCGCCGGCCATATCAACCAGCTCGCGCATCACCGCTGGTTCGGCCGAGCCACCAAGGCGCGTAATCTCTGCCCGCACCCAGCCCAGGAGCTTAGGGCCACTCAGCGGCTCAAATTTCACCACCTTATCGGCCTTCGACAGCTGCTTAAACACGGTTGTGCGCTGATCCACCTCCCGGTCGGCAAACACCGCCACCGTCGAGGCCGGCACCCCGGCCATGATGCCGGCTAGCTTGTCACCAATGGCTTTGTTAAGGGCCAAACCTTCCACAATCACCAATCGCGAATTCGCCAAAAACGGGCTGGCCTGCAGCACACCCGTCAGCTCATGCGGCCGCATCGTCGCCCCCTCCACCCGCTCCAGGCCAAAATCCGCCCCCGCTTTCGCCACGTAAGCCTCCACCATCTGCTGAATTTGCCGGTGCAACTCGTACGTATTGGGGCCGTAGAAAAATAACGTCATACCAGATAGTGTAGCGCATCTGATTTCCATGCCCCATTGTGCGCCAAGCCGTAATCGCGTACCGTAAAGCCATGAAGCTCGGGCTGGACGATCCTTTCGAATATATCAAAGCTCACCGTCTCGCCAATATCCTGGGCCTCTTGGCTTGTCTAGCCTTCGGCTTCCTCCTCCTATTTGCCACCGGTCTGCTCGCACTGGTGCTACTCGGCTGCCTCATAGCCGCCATCGGCATCGATACTCAGATTCTCAATGCCATCAAAAACAACCAAAATATTCGGCCGCACCTCATCAAACAAATAGCGGTTGGCACCGCGGCCAGCCTCATCATCACCTTTGCGGCCTACCAGTATCCCGACCTTGGTTGCCTCTGCGATACCGGCATCACCGGCCTAAGAATAGGCAGCACTGCCCTCGCATTCGCAATTAGTGCTCTCATCTTAGTAGTACCGGGGATCGTGTTACTCCGACATACAAAGCTGCCGCTAGCTAATTCCTCTCCCAAAAATACCTGACATTTTGCAGGCATGTAATTTGTCAGGTATTTCCGCCTACCCTACTACCTATAATCGCTGGCACTTCGGGCACACATGCGTCCCCCGCCCAGCCACCCGGATTTTCTCGATCACCGTGCCGCACACCGCGCAAGGCAATCCCTGCCGCCGAAACACCCGCGCGTGCTCTAAGTAATCCCCCGTGCCGCCTAGTGAATTCACGTAATGCGCAAAACTCGTGCCGCCATGCTCGATGCCCGCCGTCATGATGTCGCGCGTCGCCGCCTGCAGCCGCCGCACCTCGGGCAGCGTCAGCGAACCCGCCAGCCGCGCCGGATGAATCCGCGCCAAATGCAGCGACTCGTCGGCGTAAATATTGCCAATGCCACCCACGGTCGACTGATCGAGTATCACCGCCTTCACCGGCGCCCGCGCGTGTCGCCGCAGCTGATCACCCAAATACGCAGCCGTAAATTCCGCCGACAGCACCTCCGGCCCCAGGCGCGCCACCAACGGATCCAGCCCCACCTCGGCCGTCGGCACGAGCTTCATCCAGCCAAATTTGCGCTGGTCGTTGAAAAACAGCCGATCGCCCGAAGCAAACCCAAACACCAGCCGCGTCGACCCATCCGGCAGCGCCTCGCGCATGCTCAAAGACGGATGCCCACCAGCATACCGCTCCCCATCTGCCTTCACGAGCACCATTTGGCCTGTCATCTTCAAATGAAACATCATCGTGTATCCGCGATCGAGCTCCAGCAGCAGCACCTTCGCTCGGCGCGCCACATGCCGCACCACCGCCCCCAGCATCACCGTACGCGCCACTCCCACCGGCTCCACGAGGCTGCCGGGCCACCGCACATCCACGTCCGCGATAGTCTGGCCCACAATGCTCACCTCAAGCCCACGCCGAATTGTCTCTACCTCCGGTCCTTCCGGCATATGTCACCGTTTCCTAGTCTGTTGAAGCTGCCATGTCCGGTAGCGCGTCCAGTCTTGAACCGACTTCACCGCCGTCCGCGCATAACTATCCGAAGTAATCGACCGAAAATCCTCTTCGCGCACCGTTTCCGGGTTCTCGGCGATGAAATTCTCGAGAAGCACCAATTTGCCGCCTCGCCGCCGCACACTCTGCACCGAATACACCCGGCGCTGCTCAAATTTACCCTGCTTGTCATGCTCATATTCGATCCGCACCACCTCCTCGGCCGGCGCCGTATCAGCGTTCAGAATCGAGAGATGGCACCGATTCATCCGGCCACCCGACTCCGTAGCGTCAATCGTCATCTGGCGGCCCACCTCAGCACCCCCCGGCAGCCGCATCACGCGCAGTTCACCCGAGGATTCCGCATCAATCGCCGTCGCCACCAGCGTCACAATCTCTTGGCAGGTGGCCTGCAGAATCTCGTCTGGCTCGCCCATCGCCTACAGCGCTCCCCAATTATTCCCCACGGCCGTATCCACCGCCAATGGCACGCCCAAATCAATCACCCCGCTCATCACCTCGGCCATCAACGCCGCCACCTGTTCGCCCTTGGCCTCCGGCGCCTCCACGATGAGCTCATCGTGAATTTGCAGCAACAGATCACAGTCGTCGCCAAGCCGCCGCGCCAGCTCGATCATCGCCAACTTGTAAATATCCGCCGCCGTCCCCTGAATCGGCACATTCACCGCCACCCGCTCCGCCGAGCTGCGAATCTGAAAATTGCTCGACCGCACCTCCGGACAAGCCCGTCGACGCCCAAACAACGTCGCCGTATATTGCTTGTCATAGGCAAATTTCTTCGTCGCCTCGATGTACTCCTTAAGCTTGGGCCGCACCTCAAAGTACCGCTCAATAAACCCAGCTGCTTCTTTACCATCCATTCCCGTAGCCACACTCAACCCGTGCGGGCTCATGCCATACAACACCCCAAAATTGATCGTTTTCGAGGCACTTCGCTGCTCTTTTGTGACTTCCTCAAGCGGCACACCGTACAATTCCGCCGCCGTTTGCTGATGCAAATCGATCCCCGCTTTAAACGTCGCGATCATGTCTTGATCACCCGCCAGTGCCGCCGCCACCCGCAGCTCGATCTGCGAATAATCAGCGCTCACGAGCACACGACCCTCTGGAGCCACAAACGCCGTCCGAATCTCGCGCCCCAGCTCAGTGCGCACCGGAATATTCTGCAAATTCGGGTTCGTACTCGAAAGCCGTCCTGTCTGTGCAATCGTTTGGCTAAAACTCGTGTGCACCCGGCCATCCGCTCCCACCTGTGCCGGCAAGGCGTCCACGTAGGTATTTTTGAGCTTATCGAGCTCACGATACTCCATAATCAGTGGAATAATCGGGTGCACCCCGCGCAGCTTCTCGAGCACATCCGCCGCCGTCGACACCCCCGTCTTGCCCTTCTTGAGCCCCGCCACCGGCAGCGCCAACCGTCCGTACAAAATCTGCCCCAACTGCGCCGGGCTGCCCAAGTTAAATTCCTCACCAGCCTGATCGTAAATCTCGCCTTTGAGCTCCCCAATGCGCTTTTCGAGCCGTTTGCCAAACGTCGCCAACACCTCCGTATCGAGCTTGATACCGGCGATCTCCATCTCACCTAGCACCGGCACAATCGGCCACTCTACCTCCGTGGCCAGCCGCTCCATGCTCCAGCCATACTCATTCACCTCGCGCCACTGCTCCAGCTGGCCTTTGAGCCGCTCGTACAGCCGCCACGAAATATCGGCGTCCTCAGCCGCATACGTAGCCGCCTCCTCGATATTGGTGCCGTTAAACGAAATCTGTGCTTTGCCCACGCCAATCATCTCCGAGATCGGAATCATTTCGATCCCCAGCTCGCTGTAGGCCAAGTCATCGAGCGACTGCGACCGTCCCACCGAATTGAGCAAAAACGCCGCGATCATAGTATCAAACGCAATGCCCTG
This portion of the Candidatus Saccharimonadia bacterium genome encodes:
- the rpsT gene encoding 30S ribosomal protein S20 encodes the protein MPIIKSAIKRAKQALVRRSRNLQVKRAVKQDISALQAALGGGDTKLIETSLAAAYSEIDRAVKKHTIHKNTAARRKSSLAHAVAQASGAEKAPVEAKTTKGAGKKAATAKTAAKKAPATKTAAAKPAAAKKPVAKKPAAKKTTEK
- a CDS encoding methyltransferase, whose translation is MAVTIPELKQDISFQATLRGQPLTFHSTWGLFSPKAIDEGTVLLLNHIEIAPNAHVLDLGCGYGPLGLTLAKLAPQGQIHLVDKDFVAIEFTAKNAQLNHLSNTQAYLSNGFAHVPPSEKFDLIVSNIPAKIGTELLQIFLHDAHAHLNPGGRLYLVTVSGLKEYMKRHLTAVFGNYSKLKQSKTYTAAMAVKTDAGDMA
- a CDS encoding endonuclease/exonuclease/phosphatase family protein, yielding MKLLQINVWQGRLLRPLLDLVKHESPDIICAQEIYTYPEPIAPTSPWNYFRTVERIAELGGYQYVHFALSTTFTMADHPLGYGNAILSRYPLHDASVHYTGGPGPLTQNHLAAYDSNATRNFQHVVVDAGSTNINLINHHGHWVNQPLGDDASAHRLQLVAKFVAGLTGPVIVTGDFNLSPQSPAMKQFLETTGLTDQVTTAGTITTSLSAAHYLSTPIVCDYILTNPELTVSSLHASDRLVSDHRAIIAEIDA
- the holA gene encoding DNA polymerase III subunit delta, encoding MTLFFYGPNTYELHRQIQQMVEAYVAKAGADFGLERVEGATMRPHELTGVLQASPFLANSRLVIVEGLALNKAIGDKLAGIMAGVPASTVAVFADREVDQRTTVFKQLSKADKVVKFEPLSGPKLLGWVRAEITRLGGSAEPAVMRELVDMAGEDQWRLSGEINKLVNYDAVVTVQNVRALVTSSVEQSIFELVEAMTAGRTAAALAGYRALLERRESEIYILTMVQWQLRNLLLAKSAPAAMSPNELAKAAGMSPFVAGKMAAVQDRMSEAALRSAYLAAADCEYDVKTGRVKADVGVEQLIYRVAAGVAQ
- the mutM gene encoding bifunctional DNA-formamidopyrimidine glycosylase/DNA-(apurinic or apyrimidinic site) lyase, whose translation is MPEGPEVETIRRGLEVSIVGQTIADVDVRWPGSLVEPVGVARTVMLGAVVRHVARRAKVLLLELDRGYTMMFHLKMTGQMVLVKADGERYAGGHPSLSMREALPDGSTRLVFGFASGDRLFFNDQRKFGWMKLVPTAEVGLDPLVARLGPEVLSAEFTAAYLGDQLRRHARAPVKAVILDQSTVGGIGNIYADESLHLARIHPARLAGSLTLPEVRRLQAATRDIMTAGIEHGGTSFAHYVNSLGGTGDYLEHARVFRRQGLPCAVCGTVIEKIRVAGRGTHVCPKCQRL
- the polA gene encoding DNA polymerase I, giving the protein MKKPLLVLVDGSAVFHRGYHAIPHLSTRDGTPTNAVLGFANIMFKVIESLQPAYVVVTWDKSSKTFRNELYPAYKATRVKQPDDLYAQIPTTRELVEALRMPWVELENYEADDIIGTLARQAEERGDLEIVIATGDKDQLQLIDKATVVDMFNPRGLEPTRYDLAKMQERYGLTPQQFIDYKALVGDASDNIPGVKGIGDKGAIKLLALYQTLDGIYEHANEIVGSVGEKLRAEKEMAYLSRKLSVIVCDAPVKLDLDAAKVRPGDYEKLSELFRRLEFRSLMNKLPELKREVAVASGAVGEVAATGPLTLFGDEAGPAKPRREHLDAVKYTAVTTEAALEELASKLEQQPVFAFDTETTSVDTMSADLVGLSVAFTEGEAYYVPVGHDEGEQLASAVVLDRLRPVLENLAVGKTGHNVKFDYEVLRRHGIRVQGIAFDTMIAAFLLNSVGRSQSLDDLAYSELGIEMIPISEMIGVGKAQISFNGTNIEEAATYAAEDADISWRLYERLKGQLEQWREVNEYGWSMERLATEVEWPIVPVLGEMEIAGIKLDTEVLATFGKRLEKRIGELKGEIYDQAGEEFNLGSPAQLGQILYGRLALPVAGLKKGKTGVSTAADVLEKLRGVHPIIPLIMEYRELDKLKNTYVDALPAQVGADGRVHTSFSQTIAQTGRLSSTNPNLQNIPVRTELGREIRTAFVAPEGRVLVSADYSQIELRVAAALAGDQDMIATFKAGIDLHQQTAAELYGVPLEEVTKEQRSASKTINFGVLYGMSPHGLSVATGMDGKEAAGFIERYFEVRPKLKEYIEATKKFAYDKQYTATLFGRRRACPEVRSSNFQIRSSAERVAVNVPIQGTAADIYKLAMIELARRLGDDCDLLLQIHDELIVEAPEAKGEQVAALMAEVMSGVIDLGVPLAVDTAVGNNWGAL